The sequence below is a genomic window from Nitrospinota bacterium.
GGTTAATATCATTGCGTTAATTTTTTTGTGGATATGAACTCCTGGTGAAAACTACTTTCAATAGACAATTATTTGTTCTGGCTTTGGGAGCCTTTATTTTTTTGGCTCTTCTTGCAATGCCGACTTTTACTGGATTAACACCTGTGGGGCAACGCATGTTGGCGGTGACCTTTCTTATGGCCATCTGGTGGATTGGAGAAGGTACCTCACTGGCTGTCACGGCTTTATTGCCTCTTTTTTTATTCCCATTACTGGGTATCATGCCAAGCAAGCAAGTGGCTCCGAATTATGCTAACCATCTGATTTTTCTTTTCCTTGGTGGGTTCATGATCGCTCTGGCCATGGAAAAGTGGAATTTTCACAAGCGCCTGGCTTTATGGATCATTCTTGTGATTGGAACTCGAACTCAACGTTTGATTCTGGGTTTTATGACGGCTACTGCCGCGTTATCGATGTGGATATCAAATACAGCTTCGACCATGATGATGTTCCCGGTTGCTATGGCTGTTGTTCGTCAAATTGCTGTTGATGCGTCTTTAAACGGTGTGAAAAATGATGAAACGCAAAGACAAATTGAACAAGGGGTGGGTCTTGTCCTCATGTTGGGACTGGCCTATTCCGCCAGTATTGGTGGAGCGGGAACCCTGATTGGCACGGCACCAAATATCGTGTTTGTGGGTTTTTATAAAAAAATGTTCCCGGAGTACCCGGAAATAACTTTTTTCAAATGGATGGTGATGGCCATTCCGGTGGTTATCGTTTTTGTTCCACTAGTTTGGTTGTACTTATGCCGTTTTGTTTCTCCTTTATCGTTGAAAAATATTTCTGCAGGCAGCCATGAAATCATCCAACAGGAATTAGACGATTTAGGCCCCATCAATCGTGCTGAAAAAACTGTGGCGGTGGTGTTCTGCCTGACAGCTTTTTTATGGATTTTTCGCCAGCCAATTTCTTTCGGTATGTTTGTGGTGCCCGGATGGTCAGGCCTTTTTTCTCACTCAGAATATTTGCACGATTCTACAGTAGCCATGACGATGGGTGTGTTGCTTATGATTTTGCCTATTGATGGTCTAAAGGGACGTGAGTTAGATGGCAAGAGGGAGTTCTTTGCACTGGACTGGAAAACGGTACAGGAAAAAATTCCCTGGGGTATTTTACTTTTATTTGGGGGAGGATTTGCCCTGGCCAGCGGCTTTGGCGCAACAGGACTGGATAAATGGATAGGAAATAAGCTTACAGGTGTAGCCGGATGGCCATTGTGGTTAGTAGTTCTCAGTATTTGTATTGCCATTACATTTTTAACGGAGTTGACCTCAAATACTGCAACCACAACGATGATTCTCCCGATATTAGGCATGTCGGCAGTGGCTGTAAACATCCATCCTCTATTTTTTATGGTTCCGGCAACGTTGGCAGCATCCTTCGCATTCATGTTGCCAGTTGCGACGCCTCCTAATGCAATTGTGTTTGGAAGTGGCTGGGTAACCATCCCGCAGATGTCACGAACTGGATTTGCGCTCAACTTTGCTGGAGCGGGGATCGTGACTGGTGCTGTCTTGATCCTTGTGGAATCCCTGTTCCTTTAGACTTAAACCTCAATAAATTAAGTGATTATGGTTATGGTTCTTAGGGTGTTGCTTTAAGGAAAGTAAACTGGTATTTAGTGTGTCATGAATCCTTCCAACTTCGTACATCTTCACCTGCATACATCTTATAGCTTGCTGGACTCTTCGATACGCCACTCTGCTTTATTTGAAAAAGCAGTGGAGTTTGGTATGCCGGCTGTCGCGATGACCGACCATGGTAATTTGTTCGGGGCCGTCGAATTTTATAATACTGCCCGAAAGTTTGGTGTCAAACCTATCATCGGATGTGAAGTCTATGTTGCCCCCGAAAGCAGACATGAAAAGAGCTCGAAAGATGGCCTTCGGGATGCTTCATATCACTTGATTCTTCTTTCTGAAAATGAGACGGGTTATAAAAATCTCCTGAAGCTTGTGACCAAGGGGTATCTGGAGGGTTTCTATTATAAGCCGCGCATCGATAAGGAACTGCTGGCAGAATGCTCAGAAGGTCTTATCGCTCTGAGCTCTTGTATTCGTGGTGAGGTAGCTCATAACGTGAATCGTGAGAATGTTCCCCGTGCTATCAAAGTCGCCAGCCAGTATTCAGAAATTATGGGGGAGAATAATTTTTTCCTTGAGCTGCAAAATCACCAACTGGAAAACCAGGACAGAATCAATAAGGAAATTATTGGCATTGGCAAAAAACTCGACCTGCCAGTAGTGGCAACCAATAATTGTCACTACATCAATCGAGAAGATTTTCATGCCCATGAAATTCTGTTGTGTCTGCAGACGGGAAAGACGATGTCAGATCCCTATCGAATGCAGTATCCCAAGGATGAATTTTATTTTAAATCTCCTCAAGAGATGATCGCTTTGTTTAAAGAGACACCAGAAGCGATAGAGAACACTTTGAAAATTGCTGATCGCTGTGAACTGGAGCTGGAATTTGACAAGCTTAATCTTCCGGATTATCCGGTTCCTGACACATATTCCCTTGAAACTTACCTTGAAGAGAAGTCTCGCGAAGGTTTGGCAAAAAGATTTGAAGAACTGGATAAACGCAAGATTGAATTTGAGCGTGAAGCCTATGAAAACAGACTGGATGAAGAGCTGGGAATTATTAAGAGGATGGGATACCCCGGTTATTTTCTGATCGTATGGGACTTTATCCACCACGCCAAGGAAAACGGCATTCCAGTAGGTCCTGGCCGTGGCTCGGCCGCAGGTAGCGTGGTGGCCTATGCCCTGCAAATCACTGATATCGATCCCCTGCAGTATGATTTGTTGTTCGAGCGG
It includes:
- a CDS encoding DASS family sodium-coupled anion symporter, yielding MPTFTGLTPVGQRMLAVTFLMAIWWIGEGTSLAVTALLPLFLFPLLGIMPSKQVAPNYANHLIFLFLGGFMIALAMEKWNFHKRLALWIILVIGTRTQRLILGFMTATAALSMWISNTASTMMMFPVAMAVVRQIAVDASLNGVKNDETQRQIEQGVGLVLMLGLAYSASIGGAGTLIGTAPNIVFVGFYKKMFPEYPEITFFKWMVMAIPVVIVFVPLVWLYLCRFVSPLSLKNISAGSHEIIQQELDDLGPINRAEKTVAVVFCLTAFLWIFRQPISFGMFVVPGWSGLFSHSEYLHDSTVAMTMGVLLMILPIDGLKGRELDGKREFFALDWKTVQEKIPWGILLLFGGGFALASGFGATGLDKWIGNKLTGVAGWPLWLVVLSICIAITFLTELTSNTATTTMILPILGMSAVAVNIHPLFFMVPATLAASFAFMLPVATPPNAIVFGSGWVTIPQMSRTGFALNFAGAGIVTGAVLILVESLFL